In Halarcobacter bivalviorum, a genomic segment contains:
- a CDS encoding ABC transporter ATP-binding protein codes for MLEIINVSKKYKTETALDNINLSIDSSTSIAVIGESGSGKTTLCKLILDIEKPSEGKIIKNIPKINIVFQDYRSSVNPLFKVKQIIKEPFWLEKKFFNEIKLNKFLEELNLLPNILDKFPHELSGGQLQRVCILRAILAKPSFLILDEALNALDIFTKNKVITFLKRLKKEENLNYFLITHDLQVASSLCDEIKILKKGKIIESLKINSLKKAQNSYTKELINSVIFIKEKNEK; via the coding sequence ATGCTTGAAATAATAAATGTATCTAAAAAATACAAAACAGAAACAGCTTTAGATAATATAAACCTTTCTATAGATAGTTCAACTTCTATTGCAGTAATAGGAGAGAGTGGCTCTGGAAAAACTACTCTTTGTAAATTAATCTTAGATATTGAGAAACCTTCTGAAGGTAAGATAATAAAAAATATTCCCAAAATTAATATTGTTTTTCAAGATTATAGAAGCTCTGTAAATCCTTTATTTAAAGTAAAGCAAATTATAAAAGAACCCTTTTGGTTAGAAAAGAAATTTTTTAATGAAATTAAATTAAATAAATTTTTAGAAGAGTTAAATCTTTTACCAAATATTTTAGATAAGTTTCCACATGAATTAAGTGGAGGACAATTACAAAGAGTTTGTATTTTAAGGGCTATTCTAGCTAAACCTTCTTTTTTAATTCTGGATGAAGCATTAAATGCTCTTGATATATTTACTAAAAATAAAGTTATTACTTTTTTAAAAAGATTAAAAAAAGAGGAAAATTTAAACTATTTTCTTATTACCCATGATTTACAAGTTGCTAGTTCTTTATGTGATGAGATAAAAATATTAAAAAAAGGAAAAATTATAGAAAGCTTGAAAATAAATTCTTTAAAAAAAGCACAAAATTCTTATACAAAAGAATTAATTAATTCTGTAATATTTATAAAGGAAAAAAATGAAAAATGA
- a CDS encoding GNAT family N-acetyltransferase codes for MKNELELSFLQVTSSFEKKTKDYIIKEYIKHYDKRISKSQYIKLYEKMGELIKNKKENAFFIALTEKEEIIGAISISLYDNRIINLQKRYDKKNIAEIGRCYIQEEFRRKGIASKLLQLCNIFASEKKYEKMYLHTHYFLPGGFPFWKEMGFKIILDEKNSLQTVHMEKSLT; via the coding sequence ATGAAAAATGAGTTAGAACTTAGTTTTTTACAAGTAACTAGTAGCTTTGAAAAAAAGACTAAAGACTATATTATAAAAGAATATATTAAACATTATGATAAACGCATTTCAAAATCACAATATATTAAACTTTATGAAAAAATGGGAGAATTAATAAAGAATAAAAAAGAGAATGCTTTTTTTATTGCTTTAACAGAAAAAGAAGAGATAATAGGAGCAATAAGCATCTCTTTATATGATAATAGAATCATTAATTTACAGAAAAGATATGATAAGAAAAATATTGCTGAGATTGGAAGATGTTATATTCAAGAAGAGTTTAGAAGAAAAGGTATAGCCTCAAAATTACTCCAATTATGTAATATATTTGCTAGTGAGAAAAAATATGAGAAAATGTATCTACATACCCACTATTTCCTACCGGGAGGGTTCCCTTTTTGGAAGGAAATGGGGTTTAAAATAATACTTGATGAAAAGAACTCTTTACAAACAGTTCATATGGAAAAATCACTTACTTAA
- a CDS encoding DUF808 family protein, which yields MAGLLGYLSVLSDDISSLAGKTMATTTKTIATSFDDVAVLFDDIVTYTKLASVKSSGLVIDDLAAIASFTNETTSDILKKELKDASSVDEFKTNIKKLPKEEQEKIVKELEQIREVALFEAKRKAAKRELPIVYKIALGSLKNKFVIIPLVLLMSFLAPWLIAPTLILGGIYLAYEGVESILEKLSKSHEQKDEKETLQELSSESLEEEKVKSAIKTDFILSFEIIVITLSLVENSDFVTKLSVLVLIGLIATIVVYGVVALIIKLDDIGFYLQEKRNSISKAVGTLFVNSMPKIIKAISIIGTVAMLAVGGGIIAHETHILSTLQEYLKTIAYIGSTFIFLSEIVLGAVVGFIAVKLHEPFFKLILKFKLSK from the coding sequence ATGGCTGGATTATTAGGTTATTTATCTGTTTTATCAGATGATATTAGCTCCTTAGCTGGTAAAACAATGGCTACAACTACAAAAACGATTGCAACATCTTTTGATGATGTAGCAGTTCTTTTTGATGATATTGTAACTTATACAAAACTAGCAAGTGTTAAATCTTCAGGTTTAGTTATTGATGATTTAGCAGCAATTGCTAGTTTTACAAATGAAACTACTTCAGATATTTTAAAAAAAGAGTTAAAAGATGCAAGTAGTGTAGATGAGTTTAAAACAAATATTAAAAAGCTTCCAAAAGAAGAACAAGAAAAAATAGTAAAAGAGTTAGAGCAAATAAGAGAAGTTGCACTTTTTGAAGCAAAAAGAAAAGCTGCAAAAAGAGAACTTCCTATTGTTTATAAGATTGCCCTAGGGAGTTTAAAAAATAAGTTTGTTATTATACCTCTTGTTTTACTTATGAGCTTTTTAGCACCTTGGCTGATTGCTCCAACTCTAATTTTGGGTGGAATTTATTTAGCTTATGAAGGTGTTGAATCTATATTAGAAAAGTTAAGCAAATCACATGAACAAAAAGATGAAAAAGAGACTTTACAAGAGCTGTCAAGTGAAAGTTTAGAAGAAGAAAAAGTAAAAAGTGCAATAAAAACGGACTTTATTTTATCTTTTGAAATTATTGTTATAACTTTAAGTTTAGTGGAGAATAGTGATTTTGTTACAAAACTTTCAGTATTAGTATTAATAGGGCTTATCGCAACAATAGTTGTTTATGGTGTAGTTGCTCTTATTATCAAACTTGATGATATTGGTTTTTATCTTCAAGAAAAGAGAAATAGTATATCAAAAGCTGTGGGAACACTTTTTGTAAACTCTATGCCAAAAATTATAAAAGCTATTTCTATTATAGGAACAGTTGCAATGCTTGCTGTTGGTGGTGGGATTATTGCCCATGAAACTCATATATTAAGTACTTTACAAGAGTATTTAAAAACTATTGCATATATTGGTTCTACTTTCATTTTTCTAAGTGAAATAGTTTTAGGAGCAGTAGTAGGTTTTATAGCTGTAAAGTTACATGAACCTTTTTTTAAATTGATTTTAAAATTTAAATTAAGTAAGTGA
- a CDS encoding DUF4198 domain-containing protein has product MKKMIFLIVSGFVLSSDLLAHFQMVYTPNTALKKAKTIEFRHIFTHPFSDEHTMDMVGVEEFYVINKNKKKDLKDSLKEITFKGTHNSAKAFESKYKAQRMGDHLFILKPKPYYEKNEDAYIQQITKTIINVAGTPTDWDSELGLKAEIVPLTKPYALWEGGSFTGIVKSNKKPVPYAEIEVEFLNRDIDLENNKMGKSLIEAPQDSFVTMTIKANKDGEFTFTIPKAGFWGFCALGVGVDKEYKGKELSQDAVIWIEAKPMK; this is encoded by the coding sequence ATGAAAAAAATGATTTTTTTAATTGTTTCTGGTTTTGTTCTTTCAAGTGACCTTTTAGCTCACTTTCAAATGGTATATACTCCAAATACTGCTTTAAAAAAGGCTAAAACAATAGAGTTTAGACACATCTTTACTCATCCTTTTTCTGATGAACATACAATGGATATGGTAGGAGTAGAAGAGTTTTATGTTATTAATAAAAACAAGAAAAAAGATTTAAAAGATAGCCTAAAAGAGATTACATTTAAAGGAACACATAATAGTGCAAAGGCTTTTGAATCTAAATATAAAGCCCAAAGAATGGGAGATCATCTATTTATTTTGAAGCCTAAGCCTTATTATGAAAAAAATGAAGATGCTTATATTCAACAAATCACTAAAACTATTATAAATGTAGCTGGAACTCCTACTGATTGGGATAGTGAACTTGGTCTAAAAGCAGAGATTGTACCTTTGACAAAACCATATGCACTTTGGGAAGGTGGAAGCTTTACAGGTATTGTAAAATCAAATAAAAAACCAGTACCTTATGCAGAAATTGAAGTAGAGTTTTTAAATAGAGATATTGATTTGGAAAATAATAAAATGGGAAAATCTTTAATTGAAGCTCCTCAAGACTCTTTTGTGACAATGACAATTAAAGCAAATAAAGATGGGGAGTTTACTTTTACTATCCCAAAAGCTGGTTTTTGGGGATTTTGTGCATTAGGTGTTGGTGTTGACAAAGAGTATAAAGGCAAAGAATTAAGTCAAGATGCAGTTATTTGGATTGAAGCAAAACCTATGAAATAA
- a CDS encoding methyl-accepting chemotaxis protein: MKINSIKSKILTVVLLSTFISFVILGFYNTKSSYTSEYNLVKQEELSIAVDTSNFINSYIQSKTDILEAIVDELQDISITADNDVVIDKLRLGTKAGNFVDVYIGFEDSGSLVLSNKDILSIEKDNYDARTRPWYQDAVKTKKSGVSNPYVDVSTKKLVVSVYTPLIQKGKLVGVLGSDIFIDTIVETILNIKIPGIGVAYLANKENNVIIHKNKELLNKPDSILPQVLTNNKSDFKEASRDNIEKLVAYSTIENTNWKTVIEVEKDSIYEEINNNVLKEIVLYIVLLLIIVVFIFYSLLKVLAPIKKVESGLQFFFRYLKGEESNISKLEIKTNDEFGNMANMIDQEMVSVATSLEKDKELIEEVKQVVNHINDGKLNIKVNKSTTNKSLDELKDILNSMIETIQVNVNEDINPIVQQLKEYSNFNFVDTIPNANGNVAKGLNDLCNIINKMLQENKANGLELQKSSDVLLSNVDTLNRSSNTTAVSLEETAASIEEITSTVVSNTNRIAEMTEHSNELSQSIAQGQNLATSTVKSMDEINEQTQSIAEAITVIDQIAFQTNILSLNAAVEAATAGEAGKGFAVVAQEVRNLATRSAEAAREIKTLVENATDKTNNGKKIADHMIAGYTKLNENIEKTTRAIKDISDASKEQKTSIEQINDVINKLDQQTQNNASVAAQTHDIAKNTSDLANKILANVHKKKFRE; encoded by the coding sequence ATGAAAATAAATAGTATCAAAAGTAAAATTCTAACAGTTGTACTATTAAGTACCTTTATATCTTTTGTTATACTTGGTTTTTATAATACAAAAAGTAGTTATACCTCAGAGTATAATCTTGTAAAACAAGAGGAATTAAGTATTGCAGTTGATACTTCTAATTTTATCAATAGTTATATACAGTCAAAAACAGATATTCTTGAAGCAATTGTTGATGAACTTCAAGATATTTCTATTACAGCAGATAATGATGTAGTTATAGATAAATTAAGATTAGGAACAAAAGCTGGTAATTTTGTTGATGTCTATATTGGTTTTGAAGATAGTGGTTCTTTAGTCTTATCAAATAAAGATATTCTAAGTATAGAAAAAGACAACTATGATGCAAGAACAAGACCTTGGTATCAAGATGCAGTTAAAACAAAGAAATCTGGTGTATCAAATCCCTATGTAGATGTATCTACAAAAAAATTAGTAGTATCAGTTTATACTCCTTTGATTCAAAAAGGAAAACTTGTAGGTGTTCTTGGTTCTGATATTTTTATTGATACAATTGTTGAAACTATTTTGAATATTAAAATTCCAGGTATTGGAGTTGCTTATTTAGCAAATAAAGAGAACAATGTAATCATTCATAAAAACAAAGAACTTTTAAATAAACCAGATAGCATACTTCCACAAGTTTTAACAAACAATAAATCAGACTTCAAAGAAGCGTCAAGAGATAATATTGAAAAACTTGTAGCTTATAGTACAATTGAAAATACAAACTGGAAAACAGTAATTGAAGTAGAAAAAGACTCAATCTATGAAGAGATAAATAATAATGTCTTAAAAGAGATTGTTCTTTATATTGTTTTATTACTTATTATTGTAGTTTTTATTTTCTATTCACTATTAAAAGTACTTGCTCCAATTAAAAAAGTTGAAAGTGGATTACAATTTTTCTTTAGATATTTAAAAGGTGAAGAATCAAATATCTCTAAACTTGAAATAAAAACAAATGATGAATTTGGAAATATGGCAAATATGATTGACCAAGAGATGGTATCAGTTGCAACAAGTTTAGAAAAAGACAAAGAACTTATAGAAGAAGTAAAACAAGTTGTAAATCATATAAATGATGGAAAATTAAATATCAAAGTAAATAAAAGTACAACAAATAAATCTCTTGATGAATTAAAAGATATCTTAAATAGTATGATTGAAACTATTCAAGTAAATGTAAATGAAGATATCAATCCAATTGTACAACAATTAAAAGAGTACTCAAACTTCAACTTTGTAGACACAATTCCAAATGCAAATGGTAATGTAGCAAAAGGATTAAATGACCTTTGTAATATCATCAATAAAATGCTTCAAGAAAATAAAGCAAATGGTTTAGAACTTCAAAAAAGTTCTGATGTACTTTTATCTAATGTTGATACTTTAAATAGATCATCAAATACAACAGCTGTATCACTTGAGGAGACTGCTGCCTCTATTGAAGAAATTACAAGTACCGTTGTAAGTAACACAAATAGAATAGCTGAAATGACTGAACACTCAAATGAGTTATCTCAATCTATTGCACAAGGTCAAAATCTAGCAACATCAACTGTAAAATCAATGGATGAAATCAATGAACAAACACAATCAATTGCTGAAGCTATTACTGTGATTGATCAAATTGCATTTCAAACAAATATTCTATCACTAAATGCAGCTGTTGAAGCAGCTACTGCAGGAGAGGCAGGAAAAGGATTTGCAGTTGTTGCACAAGAAGTTAGAAACCTTGCAACAAGAAGTGCAGAAGCAGCAAGAGAGATTAAAACACTTGTTGAAAATGCAACAGATAAAACAAATAATGGTAAAAAAATAGCTGATCATATGATTGCTGGATATACAAAATTAAATGAGAACATTGAAAAAACAACAAGAGCAATAAAAGATATTTCTGATGCTTCAAAAGAACAAAAAACAAGTATTGAACAAATAAATGATGTAATCAATAAACTTGACCAACAAACACAAAACAATGCTTCAGTGGCAGCTCAAACACACGATATTGCTAAAAACACTTCTGACTTAGCAAACAAAATTCTTGCAAATGTACATAAAAAGAAATTTAGAGAATAA
- the katG gene encoding catalase/peroxidase HPI — MGGKCPITGLGGNPAAGNKGTYNKDWWPNQLNLKILSQHSNKVSPLGEDFNYAKEFEKLDYEALKEDLTALMTDSQEWWPADYGHYGPLFIRMAWHSAGTYRTGDGRGGASTGNQRLAPLNSWPDNANLDKARRLLWPIKQKYGNKISWADLMILAGNVALESMGFKTFGFAGGREDIYEPEEDIYWGNEEEWLATSDKENSRYSGERDLENPLAAVQMGLIYVNPEGPDGEPNILASGKDIRETFARMAMGDEETVALVAGGHTFGKCHGAGDASNVGAEPEAEGLVAQGLGWLSKFLSGKGDDTITSGIEGAWTANPTQWDNGYFDILFGYEWNLEKSPAGAWQWTPINPKEEDLAPAAHDSSKKVKTIMTTADMAMRMDPIYGPISKRFHENPEEFADAFARAWFKLTHRDLGPRSRYLGPEAPKEELIWQDVVPQANYEMINKEDISLLKEKILSSNISISKLVYTAWSSASTYRDSDKRGGANGARIRLAPQKDWEANLGTQEVISKLEEIKNEFDNSSSKKVSLADMIILGGCAAIEKAAKEAGFEVEVPFDAGRTDATQEQTHADSFIHLEPIADGFRNYQKKKYAISSEELLVDKAQLLNLTAPEMTVLVGGMRVLGATYNNSAKGVFTYRPEVLTNDFFVNLLDMENIWKSIDEEEEEFECITRSSTKVKWTASRVDLVFGSNSQLRAIAEVYAQEDAKEKFVKDFISAWSKVMNADRFDLK; from the coding sequence ATGGGAGGAAAGTGTCCAATAACAGGTTTAGGTGGTAATCCAGCTGCAGGTAATAAGGGAACTTATAATAAAGATTGGTGGCCAAACCAATTAAATCTAAAGATTTTGTCTCAACATTCAAATAAGGTTTCTCCTCTAGGTGAGGATTTTAACTATGCAAAAGAGTTTGAAAAACTAGATTATGAAGCTTTAAAAGAAGATTTAACAGCTCTTATGACAGACTCACAAGAATGGTGGCCTGCTGATTATGGGCATTATGGACCATTATTTATAAGAATGGCTTGGCATAGTGCAGGAACATATAGAACAGGAGATGGTAGAGGTGGTGCTTCTACTGGAAATCAAAGATTAGCTCCACTTAATAGCTGGCCTGATAATGCAAACTTAGATAAAGCAAGAAGACTTCTTTGGCCTATAAAACAAAAATATGGAAATAAAATTTCATGGGCAGATTTAATGATTTTAGCAGGAAATGTTGCTTTAGAATCAATGGGCTTTAAAACTTTTGGTTTTGCTGGTGGACGAGAAGATATTTATGAGCCAGAAGAGGATATCTATTGGGGAAATGAAGAAGAATGGTTAGCAACAAGTGATAAAGAAAACAGTAGATATTCAGGAGAAAGAGATTTAGAAAATCCTCTTGCTGCAGTACAAATGGGATTGATTTATGTAAATCCAGAAGGACCAGATGGTGAACCAAATATTTTAGCCTCTGGAAAAGATATAAGAGAGACTTTTGCAAGAATGGCAATGGGAGATGAAGAGACTGTTGCTCTTGTTGCAGGAGGACATACTTTTGGAAAATGTCATGGTGCAGGAGATGCTTCAAATGTTGGTGCAGAACCAGAAGCTGAAGGTTTAGTGGCACAAGGTTTAGGGTGGCTTAGTAAATTTCTAAGTGGAAAAGGTGATGACACTATTACAAGTGGTATCGAAGGTGCTTGGACTGCAAATCCTACTCAATGGGATAATGGATATTTTGATATCTTATTTGGATATGAATGGAACTTAGAAAAGTCACCAGCTGGAGCTTGGCAATGGACTCCTATAAATCCTAAAGAAGAAGATTTAGCGCCAGCAGCTCATGATTCTAGTAAAAAAGTTAAAACAATTATGACAACAGCAGATATGGCGATGAGAATGGATCCGATTTATGGACCAATTTCAAAAAGATTCCATGAAAATCCAGAAGAATTTGCTGATGCTTTTGCAAGAGCTTGGTTTAAATTAACACACCGTGATTTAGGACCAAGGTCAAGATATTTAGGTCCAGAAGCTCCAAAAGAAGAACTAATTTGGCAAGATGTTGTTCCTCAAGCTAATTATGAGATGATAAATAAAGAAGATATCTCTTTATTAAAAGAGAAAATATTATCTTCAAATATTAGTATATCAAAGTTAGTATATACAGCTTGGTCATCAGCTTCAACATATAGAGATTCAGATAAAAGAGGTGGAGCTAATGGTGCTAGAATTAGACTTGCTCCTCAAAAAGATTGGGAAGCTAATCTAGGAACACAAGAAGTTATCTCTAAGTTAGAAGAGATAAAAAATGAGTTTGATAATTCAAGTTCAAAAAAAGTTTCACTTGCAGATATGATTATTTTAGGTGGGTGTGCAGCAATTGAAAAAGCAGCAAAAGAAGCAGGCTTTGAAGTAGAAGTTCCTTTTGATGCAGGAAGAACAGATGCTACACAAGAACAAACACATGCTGATTCTTTTATTCATTTAGAGCCTATTGCTGATGGATTTAGAAACTACCAAAAGAAAAAATATGCTATAAGTTCAGAAGAGTTACTTGTAGATAAAGCTCAATTACTAAATCTAACAGCTCCTGAAATGACTGTTTTAGTAGGTGGTATGAGAGTTTTAGGTGCAACATATAATAACTCAGCAAAGGGTGTATTTACTTATAGACCAGAAGTTTTAACAAATGATTTCTTTGTTAATCTATTAGATATGGAAAATATTTGGAAAAGTATAGATGAAGAGGAAGAAGAGTTTGAATGCATAACAAGAAGTTCTACAAAAGTAAAATGGACAGCAAGTAGAGTTGACCTTGTATTTGGTTCAAATTCACAGTTAAGAGCAATTGCTGAAGTTTATGCACAAGAAGATGCAAAAGAGAAATTTGTAAAAGACTTTATTTCTGCATGGAGTAAAGTTATGAATGCAGATAGATTTGATTTAAAATAA
- a CDS encoding GGDEF domain-containing protein, with the protein MKTQNPFLSRFFLIFISIFVSISLFLLLSGITKFEERFENKVLEVVTADIIGIIKNTSKSIEDNLKGSDNYIETIKKSTMTRINIENKLSVLLTENIKYAYLLYKDKNDVFRFLADGASGEYKAFLNQKFDVESSQWYDIYKTKEAILIKQPLLHQLSITYLEPILKDEKVELLLVIDFSIEKTKDVNEVITLVKDIIISINILVVIFILILIIQTLKYYTVKKTAYIDKLTNVYNRNYLQENEDKINLEDYVLAALDIDYFKKVNDTFGHNAGDLVLKEVSKTILESTRSKEDIIIRYGGEEFIILAKKIKGNEEKSLSVIERIHTNIQKKKFRTSIGETISISVSIGVNLYPNEARNFKNAFKIADEALYRAKEEGRNQIIIAKEKI; encoded by the coding sequence ATGAAAACACAAAATCCTTTTTTAAGTAGATTTTTTTTAATTTTTATCTCTATTTTTGTCTCTATATCTTTATTTCTTCTTCTTTCTGGAATAACTAAATTTGAAGAGAGGTTTGAAAATAAAGTATTAGAGGTTGTAACTGCTGATATTATAGGTATTATAAAAAATACATCTAAGTCTATAGAGGATAATTTAAAAGGTTCAGATAACTATATAGAAACAATTAAAAAATCAACTATGACTAGAATAAATATTGAAAATAAGTTAAGTGTTCTTTTAACAGAAAATATTAAATATGCGTACTTACTTTATAAAGATAAAAATGATGTTTTTAGATTTTTAGCAGATGGAGCTTCTGGGGAATATAAAGCTTTTTTAAATCAAAAATTTGATGTAGAGAGTTCTCAATGGTATGATATTTATAAAACTAAAGAAGCTATCTTAATCAAACAACCTTTACTACACCAACTTTCAATTACTTATTTAGAACCTATCTTAAAAGATGAAAAAGTTGAACTTCTCTTAGTAATTGATTTTTCTATTGAAAAAACAAAGGATGTAAATGAAGTTATAACTTTAGTGAAAGATATTATTATCTCAATAAATATATTAGTTGTTATTTTTATTTTAATTTTAATAATTCAAACACTCAAATATTATACTGTTAAAAAAACTGCATATATTGATAAGCTTACAAATGTTTATAATAGAAACTATTTACAAGAGAATGAAGATAAAATAAATTTAGAGGATTATGTGTTAGCTGCACTTGATATTGACTATTTTAAAAAAGTTAATGATACTTTTGGTCATAATGCTGGAGATTTAGTCTTAAAAGAGGTTTCTAAAACTATCTTAGAATCTACTCGTTCTAAAGAAGATATTATTATAAGATATGGAGGGGAAGAGTTTATTATCCTTGCTAAAAAAATAAAAGGTAATGAAGAAAAAAGTTTAAGTGTAATTGAAAGAATTCATACAAATATTCAAAAGAAAAAATTTAGAACTTCAATTGGAGAAACAATCTCTATTAGTGTTTCAATAGGAGTAAATTTATATCCAAATGAGGCAAGAAATTTTAAAAATGCCTTTAAAATAGCAGATGAAGCACTTTATAGAGCAAAAGAAGAGGGAAGAAATCAAATAATTATTGCAAAAGAAAAAATATAA
- a CDS encoding TonB-dependent receptor plug domain-containing protein, with protein MRLLFISLFIISSLFSTELENLLKEYESSSKNSLKTLNEKMGYVIVYTKEELELMQYNNLSDVLKEIPANNSNINRFGLNTISLSGSKTDVTGFFRLYINDHEVSAIYNQSPSLTWLQMPVSMIDHIEVYYGEGSFTLGNETGIQFIRVYTKDAKKENGNELYVTQSNKSSNSQSFTHSSLLGNGWAYLLHFTNNNSFSKREYNSSSINNNLNSQYFFINLNNEKSNIDIGYSKIEKDIYTGYSSDFIPSDGELDSSNFFIHTSRYFLKDNSLKATFSYDINNFTYEEKNKEGMFIVPIIDLSKVGLTMPKEYNEDIKLTKLSSSLSKEFNFDRHEVFTAINFKREEYKTNNREAINFLGNKNDIGQYNNFDRTNVFSFMFQDDYKLFDNLHLIANYKIDKYERAGEVLKDETQQLYRVGAIYLLNDYLGFKSFYTKSYIPPTFYNIDFKSNNSEEIDTQKYKYFTFASVFTFGNSKLNIDYYKVNIDDFVYLTPIGFVNIEDRIKTSGVIFDYEYIINKNNKIKLNYYTSNLNTKLNNSNKGGFLKYMGKYEKIDYFASLIYKNSYEYLDVEIDDSYNLNLGFTYNYTKNLSFSLKAENLSNKSTASLFNNGIGGENISFEDYEKKVTFGIRWLF; from the coding sequence ATGAGACTACTATTTATTTCTCTTTTTATTATAAGCTCTTTATTTTCTACGGAGTTAGAAAACTTATTAAAAGAGTATGAAAGTTCATCTAAGAACTCTTTGAAAACATTAAATGAAAAAATGGGTTATGTAATTGTTTATACAAAAGAAGAACTAGAACTTATGCAATACAATAATCTTTCTGATGTATTAAAAGAGATTCCAGCAAATAATTCTAATATAAATAGATTTGGTCTTAATACTATTTCTTTATCAGGTAGTAAAACAGATGTAACAGGCTTTTTTAGACTTTATATAAATGACCATGAAGTAAGTGCTATTTATAATCAATCTCCTTCTTTAACTTGGCTACAAATGCCAGTTTCTATGATAGACCATATTGAAGTGTATTATGGAGAGGGTTCTTTTACCTTAGGAAATGAAACAGGAATTCAATTTATTAGAGTATATACAAAAGATGCAAAAAAAGAGAATGGAAATGAACTTTATGTTACTCAATCAAATAAAAGTTCAAACTCTCAAAGCTTTACTCACTCTTCACTTTTAGGAAATGGGTGGGCTTATCTTTTACATTTTACAAATAACAATAGCTTTTCAAAAAGAGAATATAACTCTTCTTCAATTAATAATAATCTAAATTCTCAATATTTTTTTATAAACTTGAATAATGAAAAGAGCAATATTGATATTGGATATTCAAAAATTGAAAAAGATATTTATACTGGATACTCTTCTGACTTTATTCCTTCTGATGGAGAGTTAGATTCTAGTAATTTTTTTATTCATACAAGTAGATATTTTTTAAAAGATAATTCTTTAAAAGCAACTTTTTCTTATGATATAAATAATTTTACTTATGAAGAAAAAAATAAAGAAGGTATGTTTATAGTTCCTATAATTGATTTATCAAAGGTAGGTTTAACTATGCCAAAAGAGTACAATGAAGATATTAAACTTACAAAACTTTCAAGCTCTTTATCAAAAGAGTTTAACTTTGATAGACATGAAGTTTTTACTGCAATAAATTTTAAAAGAGAAGAATATAAAACAAATAATAGAGAAGCTATTAATTTTTTAGGTAATAAGAATGATATTGGTCAATACAATAATTTTGATAGAACAAATGTTTTTTCTTTTATGTTTCAAGATGATTATAAACTATTTGATAATCTACATTTAATAGCTAACTATAAAATTGATAAATATGAGAGAGCAGGAGAGGTTTTAAAAGATGAAACCCAACAACTTTATAGGGTTGGAGCAATTTATTTATTAAATGATTATTTAGGTTTTAAATCTTTTTATACAAAAAGTTATATACCTCCTACTTTTTATAACATAGATTTTAAAAGTAATAATAGTGAAGAAATAGATACTCAAAAATATAAATATTTTACTTTTGCAAGTGTATTTACTTTTGGTAATTCAAAATTGAATATTGATTATTATAAAGTAAATATAGATGATTTTGTTTACTTAACTCCTATTGGATTTGTAAATATTGAAGATAGAATTAAAACAAGTGGTGTTATTTTTGATTATGAATATATAATTAATAAAAATAATAAAATTAAACTGAACTATTATACAAGCAATTTAAATACAAAATTAAATAATTCTAATAAAGGTGGTTTTCTTAAATATATGGGAAAATATGAGAAAATTGATTATTTTGCTTCATTAATTTATAAAAACTCATATGAATATTTAGATGTTGAGATTGATGATAGTTATAACCTTAATTTAGGTTTTACATATAACTATACAAAAAATCTAAGTTTTAGCCTAAAAGCTGAAAACCTTTCAAATAAATCTACAGCTTCTCTTTTTAATAATGGGATTGGAGGAGAAAATATCTCTTTTGAAGATTATGAAAAAAAGGTAACTTTTGGAATTAGGTGGTTATTTTGA